The following nucleotide sequence is from Chloroherpetonaceae bacterium.
GCTAACTTAGCAGCGTCGTTGCGCTCACTGCTTGACTGGAAGCGTGGCGCCCAGCTCTGAATCAGCGCAGTGGTGATTGCAAGCAGTAGAGAGAGCAGCGCAACATTCACCAGTGCAATCCAAACCAGTTTTGTCTTGATACCATTGAGCACACCCGCTACAATCACTTCAAGCAACACGGCGGTTACAATCAGTGGCATTGCATAGTCACGAATTAAATCTTGAGGGTCGTAGATGGGTTCATCGGCAATGCGCTTCCACTCCGACTGTGGCGATGCTAAGAGTTGGTAGATTCTTTGAAGAAGACGCGCTAACATAGCGTGTTTCAGAAAATCCTCGTAAAGTTCTAACTTCAACGCTGTTTCGCTTTCTGAGCGAGCTCTAAATTTACTGGAATTATTAATTGCTAAAGCTTGCAGTTTGCTGGCGTTGTC
It contains:
- a CDS encoding YIP1 family protein, producing MLARLLQRIYQLLASPQSEWKRIADEPIYDPQDLIRDYAMPLIVTAVLLEVIVAGVLNGIKTKLVWIALVNVALLSLLLAITTALIQSWAPRFQSSSERNDAAKLAVYGSTPIWLAAMLSALFPLGAFFSFAVKLAGLIYAIYLYSTGLAPVLGTPAAQRGNFSTVLAILLFVIFGIIRLLSGGVERFFNR